A stretch of Mya arenaria isolate MELC-2E11 chromosome 14, ASM2691426v1 DNA encodes these proteins:
- the LOC128218155 gene encoding uncharacterized protein LOC128218155, with the protein MASNFESSIQRGCDFIYDFSCSPCEENGFNTDAYHYCTQCTQYYCQNCVSKHYVLYQKHVVLGRKDVKKWKAAPGVTDALERCGMHPGEALKLVCADHDQLCCSICVAIDHRQCSKIQHIPDEAKGIQRNIEFQQIPKKIAELQEQFEKMKELRLKNTTFLKNTRAAISDEIKTIRKKISEILDKIEKTTLQDLDGMIAELEKNLKKDIETSDKMTIILQNMIADFQTIAKSSESKAYIAYRKSQDMITQANDLLRGISAIECYNVTFQANTLIEEPLFAVKTFGAIEEQTVMTKQRKDPHSDPNHVFSVVEYKEYNVKISDQKSQCGIFGVCELPSGEFVIADFNSKKVKLLDKNYRLLYHCNVSRSPYGVCHINENEVGVCINKELHFIKSTKGKLVTTRKLSFNHDCYTAAYHSGKLYICSGDALYVYTMSGQKVKKLYEDKSGGVTVRNCAISNDGETIYITNSSKHQLVTLDNNGTKLALLTDPDMKHPTGVHVTPAGHVFVCCYNPGTVLQVDKDGKKKLATLARKDDGMSGPSGLFFSSRTSSLIVVGEKDTLLVIKFI; encoded by the exons ATGGCATCCAATTTTGAATCATCCATTCAGAGGGGCTGTGACTTCATTTACGATTTTTCCTGCTCTCCTTGTGAAGAGAACGGATTTAACACCGATGCTTACCATTATTGTACTCAATGCACACAATATTACTGCCAAAactgtgtttcaaaacattacGTATTATATCAGAAGCACGTGGTGCTCGGCCGGAAGGACGTGAAGAAATGGAAGGCAGCTCCAGGGGTGACGGACGCCCTGGAGAGATGCGGAATGCACCCCGGGGAGGCGCTGAAGCTGGTATGTGCTGACCATGACCAGCTGTGCTGTTCTATATGCGTTGCCATTGACCACAG ACAATGTTCCAAAATCCAACACATTCCAGATGAAGCAAAAGGTATTCAGCGAaatattgagtttcaacaaattcCAAAGAAGATCGCTGAACTTCAAGAGCAATTCGAAAAGATGAAAGAATTACGATTGAAGAATACGACATTTCTGAAAAATACGCGAGCTGCCATTTCTGATGAAATTAAAACCATACGTAAAAAAATCAGCGAAATCCTTGACAAGATTGAGAAGACAACATTACAGGACTTGGACGGAATGATAGCTGAACTTGAAAAAAACCTAAAGAAAGATATCGAAACTTCTGATAAAATGACTATCATACTGCAAAACATGATTGCCGATTTTCAAACCATAGCAAAATCAAGCGAGTCAAAAGCATATATTGCGTACAGAAAGAGCCAGGATATGATTACACAAGCAAACGATCTACTTCGTGGCATATCAGCCATTGAGTGTTACAATGTAACATTTCAAGCCAATACTCTTATCGAAGAACCTTTATTTGCAGTAAAGACGTTTGGAGCGATTGAAGAACAAACTGTTATGACCAAACAGCGAAAAGATCCCCATTCCGATCCTAATCACGTCTTCAGTGTTGTAGAGTACAAGGAGTACAACGTTAAGATAAGTGATCAGAAAAGTCAATGTGGTATCTTTGGCGTATGTGAATTGCCTAGTGGAGAGTTTGTCATAGCAGACTTCAATAGTAAGAAAGTAAAGCTCCTGGACAAGAATTACAGGTTGCTCTACCACTGTAATGTCTCGCGGAGTCCTTATGGCGTGTGCCACATTAACGAAAATGAAGTGGGCGTTTGTATTAACAAagaacttcatttcattaaatctACGAAAGGGAAACTCGTAACTACGAGGAAGTTAAGCTTCAACCATGACTGTTATACTGCAGCTTATCATAGTGGCAAGCTTTACATCTGCTCCGGTGACGCCCTGTATGTCTACACGATGTCGGGACAGAAGGTGAAGAAGCTGTACGAGGACAAGTCTGGGGGTGTCACGGTGAGGAATTGTGCCATCAGTAACGACGGGGAAACAATATACATCACAAACTCCAGTAAACATCAACTGGTCACCCTGGACAACAACGGCACGAAGCTGGCCTTACTCACTGACCCTGACATGAAACATCCTACCGGAGTACACGTGACACCTGCCGGACACGTGTTCGTCTGCTGCTATAATCCCGGCACAGTGCTGCAGGTTGACAAAGACGGGAAGAAGAAGTTGGCCACATTGGCAAGGAAAGACGACGGAATGAGCGGACCGAGTGGTTTATTTTTCAGCAGCCGCACTTCTTCTCTGATTGTTGTTGGAGAGAAAGACACACTTCTTGTTATCAAGTTTATTTGA
- the LOC128216105 gene encoding uncharacterized protein LOC128216105: protein MASNFEPSIQSCCDFIYDFSCSPCEENGFNTEAHHYCTQCTKYYCENCVSKHNGLYQKHAVLGREDVKKWEAAPGVVDSLMRCVRHNGEELKLVCGDHDQLCCQICVAVEHRNCSKIQHIPDVAKGIQGNVKFQQITKMMAEVQERLEKMKESHVKNTTSLKRTRSAISDEIKTKRNKINTILDNIEKTTLGNLEEMITELDESLKTDIKTCTQMNIQLQHMIDTFQMKAESSESKSYIAYRKSQDFISQANYHLRGKSVIESFNVTFQENYLIEELLSLIKIFGKQTLIAKQPEGPLTDLNHVFNIAEKKEYNVKMNDEGHCFIHGVCEMPSGEFVIADKMNCKVKLLDKECRVLDHCDVPAYPSHVCHIDGNEVAVCHSSYDDEHEIHFIKATNGKLVITRKLSFKHRCYAAAYHGGLLYVSSGYALYVYTMSGQKVKKLYKDTDGDKTVVKFVLSNDGKTIYITNKDAHQLITLDNNGNKLASITDPDMKKPTGVHVTPAGHVFVCCYDSKIVMQVDTGLQVGKAKLITLAREKDGLESPRDIYFSTHTSSLVVGGYKDTLLVFKII, encoded by the exons ATGGCATCCAATTTTGAGCCATCCATTCAGAGTTGCTGTGACTTCATCTATGATTTTTCCTGCTCGCCGTGTGAAGAGAACGGATTCAACACAGAAGCTCACCATTATTGTACTCAATGCACAAAATATTACTGCGAGAACtgtgtttcaaaacataacGGATTATATCAGAAGCACGCGGTGCTTGGACGGGAGGACGTGAAGAAATGGGAGGCAGCCCCAGGGGTGGTGGACAGCCTGATGAGATGCGTGAGGCACAATGGTGAGGAGCTGAAGTTGGTTTGTGGTGACCATGACCAGCTATGTTGTCAGATCTGCGTCGCCGTGGAACATAG AAATTGCTCCAAAATCCAACATATTCCAGATGTAGCTAAAGGTATTCAGGGGAATGTTAAGTTCCAGCAAATTACAAAGATGATGGCTGAAGTTCAAGAGCGACTCGAGAAGATGAAAGAATCTCACGTGAAAAATACGACATCACTGAAAAGAACGCGGTCAGCCATTTCTGATGAAATTAAAACCAAACGTAATAAGATCAACACAATCCTAGACAATATTGAGAAGACAACATTAGGAAACTTGGAAGAAATGATAACTGAACTTGACGAATCTTTGAAGACTGATATCAAAACTTGCACTCAAATGAATATCCAACTACAACATATGATTGACACTTTTCAAATGAAAGCAGAATCAAGCGAGTCCAAGTCATACATTGCCTACAGAAAGAGCCAGGATTTTATTTCACAGGCAAATTATCATCTTCGAGGCAAGTCAGTCATTGAGAGTTTCAATGTTACATTTCAGGAAAACTACCTTATTGAAGAACTTCTatccttaataaaaatatttggaaaacaaacattaatagCGAAACAGCCAGAAGGTCCACTTACCGATTTAAACCACGTCTTCAATATTGCAGAGAAAAAGGAATACAACGTGAAGATGAACGACGAAGGACATTGTTTTATCCATGGCGTATGTGAAATGCCTAGTGGAGAGTTTGTTATAGCAGACAAAATGAATTGCAAGGTAAAGCTTCTGGACAAGGAGTGTAGAGTGCTCGACCACTGTGATGTCCCGGCTTATCCATCGCACGTATGCCATATAGATGGGAATGAAGTAGCCGTTTGTCATAGTTCATATGATGACGAAcatgaaattcatttcattaaagCTACGAACGGGAAACTAGTAATAACGAGGAAGTTAAGTTTCAAACATAGATGTTATGCCGCAGCCTATCATGGTGGCCTGCTTTATGTATCATCTGGTTACGCCCTGTACGTGTACACGATGTCGGGACAGAAGGTGAAGAAGCTGTACAAGGACACGGATGGGGACAAAACGGTGGTGAAATTTGTCCTCAGTAACGACGggaaaacaatttacataacAAACAAGGATGCACATCAATTGATCACCCTTGACAACAACGGCAACAAGTTGGCCTCAATCACTGACCCTGACATGAAAAAACCTACCGGAGTACACGTGACACCTGCTGGACACGTGTTCGTGTGCTGCTATGACTCCAAAATAGTGATGCAGGTTGACACGGGACTGCAAGTCGGGAAGGCAAAGTTGATCACACTGGCAAGGGAAAAAGATGGACTTGAAAGTCCGAGAGATATATACTTCAGCACTCACACTTCCTCTCTGGTTGTCGGCGGGTACAAAGACACCCTTCTTGTTTTCAAGATAATCTAa
- the LOC128216106 gene encoding uncharacterized protein LOC128216106, which yields MGGSPRGGGRPGEMRDAPRGGAEADIAKGIQRNIEFQQIPKKIADLQKQFELMKEARMKKTTFLKKTRSAVSDEFKNIRKHINEILDKIEKTTLQDIDEMIAELKKDIETCDKMTIELQNMIAAFQTEAKSSEPKSYITYRKSQDMISQANVHVRGISAIECYNVAFHANILIEELLFSIKTFESIVITKLQEDPLSDPNHVFSVAEYKEYNVKMRDDEHQCDINGVCEMPSGEFVIADKGNCKVKIMDKEYRVLDYCDVPRKPWDVCHINGNVVAVCVDGYNAYTGALYFINATEGKLVTTRKLSFNHRCYAAAHHGGQLYISSGNALYVYTMSGQEGKKLYKDKSGGTTVWKCAISIDGKTIYITNGDAHQLITLDINGKVLASLTDPDLKTPSGVHVTSAGHVFVCCRERVLQVDKDENRKLATLAREENGLYGPRDLLFSSRTVSLIVGEYKDTLLVIKLI from the exons ATGGGAGGCAGCCCCAGGGGTGGCGGACGCCCTGGAGAGATGCGGGATGCACCCCGGGGAGGCGCTGAAGCTG ATATAGCAAAAGGAATTCAGAGAaatattgagtttcaacaaattcCAAAGAAGATAGCTGATCTTCAAAAGCAATTCGAGCTGATGAAAGAAGCAAGaatgaagaaaacaacatttctgaaaaagaCGCGGTCAGCCGTTTCTgatgaatttaaaaacatacgTAAACATATCAACGAAATCCTTGACAAGATTGAGAAGACAACTTTACAGGACATAGACGAAATGATAGCTGAACTAAAGAAAGATATCGAAACTTGTGATAAAATGACTATCGAATTGCAAAACATGATTGCCGCTTTTCAAACCGAAGCAAAGTCAAGCGAGCCAAAATCATATATTACGTACAGAAAGAGTCAGGATATGATTTCACAAGCAAACGTTCATGTTCGTGGCATATCAGCCATTGAGTGTTACAATGTAGCATTTCATGCCAATATTCTTATAGaagaacttttattttcaataaagacGTTCGAATCGATTGTTATTACCAAACTGCAAGAAGATCCCCTTTCCGATCCAAACCACGTCTTCAGTGTTGCAGAGTACAAGGAGTACAACGTGAAGATGAGAGACGACGAACATCAATGTGATATCAATGGCGTATGTGAAATGCCTAGTGGAGAGTTTGTCATAGCAGACAAGGGTAATTGTAAAGTGAAGATCATGGACAAGGAGTACAGGGTGCTCGACTACTGTGATGTCCCAAGGAAACCATGGGACGTGTGCCACATCAACGGAAATGTAGTTGCCGTTTGTGTTGACGGTTATAATGCGTATACAGGAgcactttatttcattaatgcTACGGAAGGGAAACTCGTTACTACGCGGAAGTTAAGTTTCAACCATCGATGTTATGCCGCAGCTCATCATGGTGGCCAGCTCTACATCTCCTCCGGTAACGCACTTTACGTCTACACGATGTCGGGACAGGAAGGTAAGAAACTGTACAAGGACAAGTCTGGTGGTACCACAGTGTGGAAATGTGCCATCAGTATCGACGGGAAGACAATCTACATTACAAACGGCGATGCACATCAACTGATCACCCTGGACATCAACGGCAAAGTGCTGGCTTCTCTTACTGACCCTGACCTTAAAACCCCTAGCGGAGTGCACGTGACATCTGCTGGTCACGTGTTCGTCTGCTGCCGGGAAAGAGTGCTTCAGGTTGACAAAGACGAGAATAGGAAGTTGGCTACCCTGGCAAGGGAAGAAAACGGATTGTACGGACCACGTGATTTATTATTCAGCAGCCGCACTGTCTCCCTGATTGTCGGCGAATACAAAGACACACTTCTTGTTATCAAGTTAATTTAA
- the LOC128216107 gene encoding mucin-5AC-like, giving the protein MSSGHNTKSFEHDSMSMRKDHYRQPLHQDPRPLCTPDLTLISTPQATPATTAGPTATCTPNLTFMSTPQASPATTPGPTSTCTPDLTLMSTPQAMTVTTTGPTSLHTRPDYFSGVARHYTRTHGHLRTRPVAHVHSSFFAATTPGPTATCTPDLTPMSSPRSSPTTTSGPTTTCTPDLTLMSTPQATPATTAGPTVNCTPDLTLMSTPQATPATTAGPTANCTPDLTLMSIPHETPATTSGPTTTCTPDLTLMSTPHTSPATTADPTTTCKPDLTLMSSPQASPATTQGPTATCTPDLSAMSTLRSSPDTTAGPKATSTTDLTQMSTPQELLATKAGPTANCTSDLTPMSTPRATPVTTVRPKTTCPQDLTLMSTPQATPVTTVGPTTTCPPDLTLMSTPQATPVTTAGPTATCTPDLTLMRRPTLQQDPRPLAHRLDAHVYSSGVARHYTRTHGHLHTRPVAHVHSSVFARHYSRTHGHLHTRPDAHSYSQATPATTAGPTATCTPNLMFMSTPQASPATTPGPTSTCTPDLTLMSTPQVSPATTPGPKATCTPDLTLISTPQATPATTAGPTATCTPDLTLIC; this is encoded by the exons ATGTCGTCAGGACATAATACTAAGTCATTCGAACATGATTCCATGTCAATGAGAAAAGATCAC TATCGCCAGCCACTGCACCAGGACCCAAGGCCACTATGCACACCAGACCTGACGCTCATATCTACTCCTCAGGCGACGCCCGCCACTACAGCAGGACCCACGGCTACTTGCACACCAAATCTGACGTTTATGTCTACCCCTCAGGCGTCGCCCGCCACTACACCAGGGCCCACGTCCACTTGCACACCAGACCTGACCCTCATGTCTACTCCTCAGGCAATGACCGTCACAACAACGGGGCCCACGTCCTTGCACACCAGACCTGACTACTTCTCGGGCGTCGCCCGCCACTACACCAGGACCCACGGCCACTTGCGCACCAGACCTGTCGCCCATGTCCACTCCTCGTTCTTTGCCGCCACTACACCAGGACCCACGGCCACTTGCACACCAGACCTGACACCCATGTCTTCTCCTCGTTCTTCGCCCACCACTACATCAGGACCTACGACCACTTGCACACCAGACCTGACGCTCATGTCTACTCCTCAGGCGACGCCCGCCACTACAGCAGGACCCACGGTCAATTGCACACCAGACCTGACGCTCATGTCTACTCCTCAGGCGACGCCCGCCACTACAGCAGGACCCACGGCCAATTGCACACCAGACCTGACTCTCATGTCTATTCCTCATGAGACGCCCGCCACTACATCAGGACCTACGACCACTTGCACACCAGACCTGACGCTCATGTCTACTCCTCATACGTCGCCCGCCACTACAGCAGACCCTACGACCACTTGCAAACCAGACCTGACGCTCATGTCTTCTCCTCAGGCGTCGCCCGCCACTACACAAGGACCCACGGCCACTTGCACACCAGACCTGTCGGCCATGTCCACTCTTCGTTCTTCGCCCGACACTACAGCAGGACCCAAGGCCACTTCTACAACAGACCTGACGCAAATGTCTACTCCTCAAGAGTTGCTCGCCACTAAAGCAGGACCCACGGCAAATTGCACATCAGACCTGACGCCAATGTCTACTCCTCGGGCGACGCCCGTCACTACAGTAAGACCTAAGACCACTTGTCCACAAGACCTGACGCTCATGTCTACTCCTCAGGCGACGCCCGTCACTACAGTAGGACCTACGACCACTTGTCCACCAGACCTGACGCTCATGTCTACTCCTCAGGCGACGCCCGTCACAACAGCAGGACCCACGGCCACTTGTACACCAGATCTGACGCTCAT GCGTCGCCCGACACTACAGCAGGACCCAAGGCCACTTGCACACCGACTTGACGCTCATGTCTACTCCTCGGGCGTCGCCCGCCACTACACCAGGACCCACGGCCACTTGCACACCAGACCTGTCGCCCATGTCCACTCCTCGGTCTTCGCCCGCCACTACAGCAGGACCCACGGCCACTTGCACACCAGACCTGACGCTCATAGCTACTCTCAGGCGACGCCCGCCACTACAGCAGGACCCACGGCTACTTGCACACCAAACCTGATGTTCATGTCTACCCCTCAGGCGTCGCCCGCCACTACACCAGGGCCAACGTCCACTTGTACACCAGACCTGACGCTCATGTCTACTCCTCAGGTGTCGCCCGCCACTACACCAGGACCCAAGGCCACTTGCACACCAGACCTGACGCTCATATCTACTCCTCAGGCGACGCCCGCCACTACAGCAGGACCCACGGCCACTTGCACACCAGACCTGACGCTCATATGCTAA
- the LOC128218157 gene encoding E3 ubiquitin-protein ligase TRIM33-like: MASNFQSSIQRDFIHDFSCSPCGENGFNTEAHHYCSQCTEYYCQNCVSKHNGLYQKHAVLGRKDVNKWEAAPGVVDALESCGMHHGEALQLVCADHDQLCCHVCIAVDHRQCSKIHPIPDVAKGIKRNIEFQRIPNKIAKLEKQFELMKEARMKNTTPLKKTRAAISDELKTIRKMINEILDQIEKTTLQDLDGMIAKLEKNIKKDIETCNGMTIELQNMITAFQTKTKSSESKSYIAYRKSQNKQMIIFVTYQSLSVTM, encoded by the exons ATGGCATCTAATTTTCAATCATCCATTCAAAGGGACTTCATTCATGATTTTTCCTGCTCTCCGTGTGGAGAGAACGGATTTAACACAGAAGCTCATCATTATTGTTCTCAATGCACAGAATATTACTGCCAAAACtgtgtttcaaaacataacGGATTATATCAGAAGCACGCAGTGCTCGGACGGAAGGACGTGAATAAATGGGAGGCAGCCCCAGGGGTGGTGGACGCCCTGGAGAGTTGCGGTATGCACCACGGGGAGGCGCTACAGCTGGTATGTGCTGACCATGACCAACTGTGCTGTCATGTGTGCATCGCTGTGGACCACAG ACAATGTTCCAAAATCCATCCCATTCCAGATGTAGCAAAAGGTATTAAGAGAAATATTGAGTTTCAACGAATTCCAAACAAAATAGCTAAACTTGAAAAGCAATTCGAGCTGATGAAAGAAGCAAGAATGAAGAATACGACACCTCTGAAAAAGACGCGGGCAGCCATTTCTGATGAATTAAAAACCATACGGAAAATGATCAACGAAATCCTTGACCAGATTGAGAAGACGACTTTACAGGATTTGGACGGAATGATAGctaaacttgaaaaaaatataaagaaagatATCGAAACTTGTAATGGAATGACTATCGAGCTGCAAAACATGATTACCGCTTttcaaaccaaaacaaaatcaagcgagtcaaaatcatatattgCGTACAGAAAGAGTCAGAATAAGCAAATGATCATCTTCGTGACATATCAGTCATTGAGTGTTACAATGTAA